A single Natranaerobius thermophilus JW/NM-WN-LF DNA region contains:
- a CDS encoding IS110 family transposase — translation MYFVGIDWADTKHDILVMSGDGRELDNFTIQHSKDGFETLKNKLLKHDDDPENFYCLIETKHGLLTQYLLENNFTVYSVNPKLVDARRKASGAKTDFIDAKILANMGRSELHDLHKLEPDSEHIQELKVLTRDQEALIQESARLTNRLISTLKEYYPVALELFSKITLPVSLAFLRKYPTPKQARKASRDEIFKFLKKQKHPNPTSKANEIFTKLQKPNLEGNRAICSAKSKFLFTILDQLEPLLEHIDEYDKEIEKLFKSHSDSKIFDSIPGAGKRIAPRLLAEWGDDRSRYADASVVQALAGTSPVPHQSGKMRIVKRRHSCIKPFRNALHQFALQTTRWIPWAKDYYYKKRKEGKQHHEAVRTLANIWVRILFAMWVNKEPYNESKFIKAREKHAA, via the coding sequence ATGTACTTTGTTGGGATTGATTGGGCTGATACAAAACATGATATCCTGGTCATGAGTGGCGATGGTAGAGAACTAGATAACTTCACTATTCAACATTCTAAAGATGGTTTTGAAACTCTAAAAAACAAGCTATTAAAACATGATGACGATCCTGAAAACTTCTATTGCTTAATTGAAACTAAACATGGACTTTTAACCCAATATCTTTTAGAAAATAACTTCACTGTTTATTCTGTTAACCCCAAACTAGTTGATGCTAGAAGAAAAGCTTCTGGGGCTAAAACTGACTTTATTGATGCTAAAATACTAGCTAATATGGGTAGATCAGAGCTCCATGACTTACATAAGCTAGAGCCTGATTCTGAACACATCCAAGAACTTAAAGTACTCACCAGAGATCAAGAAGCTCTTATACAAGAAAGTGCTAGGTTAACAAATAGACTGATTTCAACCCTGAAAGAATATTACCCTGTTGCTCTTGAATTGTTTTCTAAAATAACTCTACCTGTTTCTCTAGCTTTTTTAAGGAAATATCCTACTCCAAAACAGGCTCGAAAAGCTAGTAGAGATGAGATCTTTAAGTTTTTAAAAAAGCAAAAACATCCTAACCCTACGTCTAAAGCTAATGAGATCTTCACAAAGCTTCAAAAACCTAATTTAGAAGGAAACAGAGCCATTTGTTCTGCCAAGTCTAAGTTTTTATTTACTATCCTAGATCAGCTAGAGCCTTTATTAGAACATATTGATGAGTACGACAAGGAAATCGAGAAACTTTTTAAGTCCCACTCTGACAGTAAAATTTTCGACAGCATACCAGGTGCCGGTAAGCGAATTGCACCGAGGCTGCTGGCAGAGTGGGGAGACGATCGCAGCCGTTATGCTGACGCCTCGGTGGTACAGGCCCTTGCGGGAACTTCACCAGTACCCCATCAAAGTGGCAAAATGCGTATTGTAAAAAGGCGACACTCTTGTATTAAGCCTTTTCGAAACGCTTTACATCAGTTCGCTCTACAAACTACAAGGTGGATCCCCTGGGCCAAAGACTATTACTACAAAAAGCGCAAAGAAGGTAAACAGCATCATGAAGCTGTAAGGACTCTAGCTAATATTTGGGTTAGGATACTCTTTGCTATGTGGGTAAACAAAGAGCCCTACAACGAAAGCAAGTTCATAAAAGCTAGAGAAAAACACGCTGCTTAA
- the gap gene encoding type I glyceraldehyde-3-phosphate dehydrogenase — translation MMVKIGVNGFGRIARAVIRIAHYREDVEVVAVNSDRDPELLAHLLKYDSLYGELSEDVTPGKDYLMVGDNKINLLGDRNPENLNWDDYDVEVVIEATGKFRDRNDAQKHLGDKVKRVVISAPGKNEDLTVVMGVNEQNFDPDRHFVLSNASCTTNCLAPLVKVLDENFGVSKGMMTTVHSYTMDQQLLDGSHKDIRRARAANLSIIPTTTGAAKAVSKVLPHLEGRLDGMAFRVPTPTVSTVDLVANLNKNTSKEEINEAFREASQSKLKGILDYTDLPLVSADYTGNPHSTIIDGLSTGMVDDNMVKVIAWYDNEWGYSERTVDLCSYISQKS, via the coding sequence ATTATGGTTAAAATAGGTGTAAACGGCTTTGGTAGAATAGCAAGAGCCGTAATTAGAATTGCCCATTATAGAGAAGATGTAGAAGTAGTGGCAGTAAATAGTGATCGGGATCCAGAATTACTGGCACACTTACTAAAATACGATTCCCTTTATGGTGAATTATCTGAAGATGTAACTCCTGGTAAGGATTACTTAATGGTTGGTGATAATAAAATAAATCTTTTAGGAGATAGAAATCCAGAAAATCTAAATTGGGATGATTACGATGTGGAAGTGGTAATCGAGGCTACAGGGAAATTTAGAGACAGGAACGATGCCCAAAAACATTTAGGGGACAAAGTCAAGCGTGTAGTTATTAGTGCTCCCGGCAAAAACGAGGATCTAACAGTAGTTATGGGAGTTAATGAACAAAACTTTGACCCTGATCGGCACTTTGTACTTTCCAATGCATCATGTACTACTAATTGTTTAGCACCTTTGGTAAAGGTCTTGGATGAAAATTTCGGGGTTTCCAAGGGAATGATGACAACTGTTCATTCTTATACCATGGATCAGCAGCTTCTTGATGGCTCGCATAAAGATATCCGAAGAGCCAGAGCAGCTAACTTGTCAATTATCCCTACAACTACAGGAGCTGCCAAGGCCGTTTCTAAAGTACTCCCACATTTAGAAGGAAGATTAGATGGAATGGCCTTTAGAGTGCCTACTCCCACGGTATCTACTGTGGACTTAGTAGCTAATCTTAACAAAAATACCAGTAAGGAAGAAATTAATGAAGCATTTAGGGAAGCTTCCCAATCGAAATTGAAAGGGATTTTAGATTACACCGATCTTCCACTGGTATCTGCTGATTATACAGGGAATCCTCATTCAACAATAATTGATGGTCTCAGTACTGGCATGGTAGACGATAATATGGTCAAGGTGATTGCCTGGTACGATAATGAATGGGGATATTCCGAGCGAACCGTAGATCTTTGTTCGTATATTAGCCAAAAATCATAG
- a CDS encoding PucR family transcriptional regulator has product MELTFETVYNALAKEFSDNGLWSHLETPREICGIKFIDPNGTDYQEHVLYIGDINTLEQASKLPDNTNLLLISRGDGEERQEDFRFREDAQSLQRIEKTDNTNIIIVHSKEKQDISGEIFNFIQDLFIGNYKMMNNSAELLNSLIKGRGLKYVVKIGTKILNKPIVLIDSSFKVLAHSENRPVQDPLWNNYIANGYCSYEFIQTVKHNQTLQKLNKNNTPQLITCEASQGLKMVKNIKIKDKIAGYVIIFEDEGSFSKEDSKLISQLSNVLAEEMKKHDYYKNSTGLMYENLLLDLLDDNISSEQTVRARVQNTPCSFGENLYLIAISLGQNLPNHYCVDYYREQVKTMFPHCKAIYYQDYLLVLLDLPEEKMGKEILDKLINFLENNGLWAAVSDKFSSIMEFKRQFLKVKNTLEFGQLLLKGKKDSSANMNQDTDKLLFYESYKPYDLISTFNGQTDLMDYCHSGVIELQFYDQENGTAYLRCLQEYLNTNQNINEAAEKLYIHRNTMRNRISKIIDMTELNLENSQTIFHLQLSLLILEYLRKAT; this is encoded by the coding sequence ATCCCAATGGAACCGATTACCAGGAACATGTCCTGTACATAGGGGACATTAATACACTGGAACAAGCTTCAAAACTGCCGGATAACACTAATCTGCTTCTGATCAGCAGGGGGGATGGTGAAGAACGGCAGGAGGATTTCCGTTTCCGGGAAGATGCTCAGAGTCTGCAAAGGATTGAAAAGACCGATAACACAAATATAATTATAGTTCACTCTAAGGAAAAGCAGGACATTAGTGGGGAAATTTTTAATTTCATTCAGGATCTTTTCATTGGAAACTATAAAATGATGAATAACTCGGCAGAGCTACTTAATTCTCTAATAAAAGGTCGGGGCCTTAAGTATGTTGTTAAAATAGGTACCAAAATACTAAACAAGCCCATAGTGTTAATTGATTCCAGCTTTAAAGTTTTGGCTCATTCGGAGAACCGACCTGTTCAAGATCCTTTGTGGAACAATTATATTGCCAATGGGTACTGCAGCTATGAATTTATCCAGACCGTTAAGCACAATCAAACCTTGCAAAAACTTAACAAAAATAACACTCCACAATTGATCACCTGTGAAGCCAGTCAGGGATTAAAAATGGTGAAAAATATTAAAATTAAAGATAAAATAGCTGGATATGTAATAATATTTGAGGATGAAGGATCTTTTTCCAAAGAAGATAGTAAGCTAATCAGTCAGTTAAGTAATGTCTTAGCCGAGGAAATGAAAAAACATGATTATTATAAGAATTCGACAGGTCTTATGTACGAAAACCTACTCCTAGATTTACTGGATGATAATATTTCAAGTGAACAAACTGTAAGGGCTAGGGTTCAAAATACCCCGTGTTCCTTTGGAGAAAACTTGTATTTAATAGCTATCTCCTTAGGCCAAAATCTTCCCAATCATTACTGTGTGGACTACTACAGAGAACAGGTAAAAACCATGTTTCCACACTGCAAAGCCATATATTATCAGGATTATTTGCTAGTGCTACTTGACTTGCCTGAAGAAAAAATGGGAAAAGAGATTTTAGATAAGTTGATAAATTTTTTAGAAAATAATGGTTTGTGGGCAGCAGTTAGTGATAAATTTAGCAGTATAATGGAGTTTAAAAGGCAGTTTTTAAAAGTTAAAAACACATTGGAGTTTGGCCAGTTACTACTTAAGGGTAAAAAGGATAGCAGTGCAAATATGAATCAGGATACTGATAAATTATTGTTTTACGAAAGTTATAAACCCTATGATTTAATTAGCACTTTTAACGGACAGACAGATCTGATGGATTACTGTCATAGTGGAGTGATAGAATTGCAATTCTATGATCAGGAAAATGGGACTGCTTATTTAAGATGTCTTCAGGAATACTTAAATACTAATCAAAATATCAATGAAGCTGCAGAAAAGCTATACATCCACAGAAATACCATGAGGAATAGGATTAGCAAAATTATTGATATGACGGAACTGAACCTGGAGAATAGTCAGACCATCTTTCACTTGCAGCTATCTTTATTAATTCTTGAGTATTTGAGAAAAGCTACGTAG
- the ltrA gene encoding group II intron reverse transcriptase/maturase — protein sequence MTVTNKGMKCRQLLTGESCKEGSPQKNSAEHEGYAGVHSSLRITENNISNANLSKGNLLEEILDRDNMNKAFKKIKSNKGSHGIDGMGVDELLQYLKENGDHLRQRVLDGKYRPNPVRRVEIPKEDGKKRKLGIPTVVDRVIQQAIAQVLSPIYEEQFSDNSYGFRPGRSTHDAIKKSQQNINEGYKYVVDMDLEKYFDTVNQSKLIEVLSKTIKDGRVISLINKYLRAGVMIKHTYKDTEVGVPQGGPLSPILSNIMLHELDKELEKRGHEFVRYADDLLIFCKSRRSAGRTLKNILPFIENKLFLKVNKDKTVVAYVGKVRFLGFGFYRHKGKARLRVHLKSVTKMRTRIKELTSRSYGISNEARAKKLSRYIMGWVNYFKPADMKNLLINTDSWMRRRIRMIYWKQWKKVRTKFKMLKFFGANKYKAWEYANTRKGYWRISNSPVLSKSLGNDVIKGFGFLFFSEYYRQVKA from the coding sequence ATGACTGTTACCAATAAAGGAATGAAGTGCCGCCAACTTCTGACAGGCGAAAGCTGCAAAGAAGGCTCACCGCAGAAGAATAGTGCGGAACACGAAGGATATGCGGGAGTGCACAGTTCTTTAAGGATAACTGAAAACAACATCTCCAATGCAAACTTGTCGAAGGGGAATTTGCTAGAGGAAATTTTGGATAGAGACAACATGAATAAAGCATTCAAGAAAATAAAATCCAACAAAGGCTCTCACGGGATTGATGGGATGGGAGTAGATGAACTTCTACAATATCTCAAAGAAAACGGGGACCACCTCAGGCAAAGAGTCCTGGACGGTAAATACCGCCCTAATCCCGTCAGAAGGGTAGAGATACCTAAAGAAGATGGGAAGAAAAGAAAATTAGGCATACCTACAGTGGTAGACAGGGTAATCCAACAAGCAATAGCCCAAGTACTATCTCCAATATATGAGGAGCAATTCTCAGATAACAGCTATGGTTTTCGCCCTGGACGCAGTACTCATGATGCAATTAAGAAAAGTCAACAAAACATAAATGAAGGATACAAATATGTAGTAGATATGGACTTGGAGAAATACTTTGACACAGTAAACCAGAGCAAATTGATAGAAGTGCTATCTAAGACAATAAAAGACGGTCGAGTAATATCTCTTATCAACAAATATCTAAGAGCAGGAGTAATGATCAAACACACCTATAAGGATACAGAAGTTGGCGTGCCCCAGGGCGGGCCTCTTAGCCCTATCCTCAGTAACATAATGCTCCACGAATTGGATAAAGAACTTGAGAAAAGGGGGCACGAATTCGTCCGCTATGCGGACGACCTGCTAATCTTTTGTAAAAGCAGAAGAAGTGCCGGACGCACCTTGAAGAACATACTACCCTTCATCGAAAATAAACTATTTCTCAAAGTAAATAAAGATAAAACTGTAGTTGCCTATGTAGGAAAGGTAAGATTTCTTGGGTTTGGCTTTTACAGACATAAAGGAAAAGCCAGATTAAGAGTTCATCTTAAATCAGTTACAAAGATGAGAACGAGAATAAAAGAACTCACATCTAGAAGTTATGGAATAAGCAACGAAGCCAGAGCAAAGAAACTTAGCCGATACATTATGGGTTGGGTTAACTACTTTAAACCAGCTGATATGAAGAATCTGTTAATAAATACTGACAGTTGGATGAGAAGGCGTATTCGCATGATTTACTGGAAACAATGGAAGAAAGTGAGAACAAAATTTAAAATGCTCAAGTTCTTTGGAGCCAATAAATACAAAGCATGGGAATATGCAAACACAAGAAAGGGCTACTGGAGAATTTCCAATAGCCCCGTCTTATCCAAATCCCTTGGAAATGATGTAATCAAAGGATTTGGTTTCCTATTCTTTTCGGAATATTATCGACAAGTTAAAGCGTAA